One window of the Bradyrhizobium sp. NP1 genome contains the following:
- the cynS gene encoding cyanase, protein MKRSDLTEKLLDIKREKGWSWKYICEKIGGYSEVLIVGAILGQMKLTKPQAANAGELFGLSKSETAMLNETPMRGEGVPMPPTDPLIYRFYELVMINGPAWKALIEEEFGDGIMSAIDFDMVMERLPNPKGDRVKITMSGKFLPYKYYGASGNVPEYGFKEG, encoded by the coding sequence ATGAAACGAAGCGACCTCACCGAAAAGCTGCTCGACATCAAGCGCGAGAAGGGCTGGAGCTGGAAATATATCTGCGAGAAGATCGGCGGCTATTCCGAGGTGCTGATCGTCGGCGCGATCCTCGGCCAGATGAAGCTGACCAAGCCGCAGGCCGCCAATGCCGGCGAACTGTTCGGCCTTTCGAAATCCGAAACCGCGATGCTCAACGAGACGCCGATGCGGGGCGAGGGCGTGCCGATGCCACCGACCGATCCCCTGATCTACCGCTTCTACGAGCTCGTGATGATCAACGGGCCGGCGTGGAAGGCGCTGATCGAGGAGGAGTTCGGTGACGGCATCATGTCGGCGATCGATTTCGACATGGTGATGGAGCGCCTGCCCAATCCGAAGGGCGATCGCGTCAAGATCACGATGTCCGGCAAGTTCCTGCCGTACAAATATTACGGCGCGAGCGGCAATGTGCCGGAATACGGATTCAAGGAGGGGTAG
- a CDS encoding ABC transporter ATP-binding protein → MSDKFISIEGIARRYPGAGSGATTVFENLWLSMERGEFACVIGHSGCGKTTVLNILAGLDEPSEGAVIVDGQAIEGTSLDRAVIFQSHALLPWRSVLGNVAYAVSSKWRKWDRARVRAHAQRFIDLVGLSGSEHKHPSELSGGMKQRVGIARALSISPKIMLMDEPFSALDALTRGTLQDEVRRICLETGQTAFMITHDVDEAIYLADRIFLMTNGPGAVLAEIVENPLPKDRGRTDLHRHPLYYALRNHIVDFLVSRSRNFAAEKPGHDPRHVPVARIGRGEPTIVAPPKAIEASPAQAAAR, encoded by the coding sequence GTGAGCGACAAATTCATTTCCATCGAGGGCATCGCCAGGCGCTATCCGGGCGCGGGCAGTGGCGCCACCACCGTGTTCGAAAATCTGTGGCTGTCGATGGAACGCGGCGAGTTCGCCTGCGTGATCGGCCATTCCGGCTGTGGCAAGACCACGGTGCTCAACATCCTGGCCGGCCTCGACGAACCGAGCGAGGGCGCCGTGATCGTGGACGGGCAGGCGATCGAGGGCACGAGCCTCGATCGCGCCGTGATCTTCCAGAGCCATGCGCTGTTGCCCTGGCGCAGCGTGCTCGGCAATGTCGCCTATGCGGTGTCGTCGAAATGGCGCAAATGGGATCGTGCCCGGGTGCGGGCGCACGCGCAGCGCTTCATCGACCTTGTCGGGCTGTCCGGTTCCGAGCACAAGCATCCGTCCGAACTGTCGGGAGGCATGAAGCAGCGCGTCGGCATCGCGCGGGCGCTGTCGATCTCGCCGAAGATCATGCTGATGGACGAGCCGTTCTCCGCGCTCGATGCGCTGACCCGCGGCACGCTGCAGGACGAGGTCCGCCGCATTTGCCTGGAAACCGGCCAGACCGCGTTCATGATCACCCATGACGTGGACGAGGCCATCTATCTCGCGGACCGCATCTTTCTGATGACCAACGGTCCGGGCGCCGTGCTTGCCGAGATCGTGGAGAACCCGTTGCCCAAGGATCGCGGCCGCACCGATCTGCACCGCCATCCCCTTTACTATGCGCTGCGCAACCATATCGTCGATTTTCTGGTCAGCCGCAGCCGAAACTTTGCCGCCGAGAAGCCCGGCCACGATCCGCGCCACGTGCCGGTCGCGCGCATCGGCCGCGGCGAGCCGACCATCGTCGCGCCGCCGAAGGCGATCGAAGCCAGTCCCGCGCAGGCCGCCGCACGCTAG
- the ntrB gene encoding nitrate ABC transporter permease, which produces MIASLRFRAAIVSVALFLGLLGIWHLATRSTATVASMSPEYARLMGVTATQGKSAMPGPLDVATKLWEHVKRPFYDNGPNDKGIGIQLGYSIARVGLGYLLAVIVAIPLGFLIGMSPLISQAFDPFIQVLKPISPLAWMPLALYTIKDSSISAIFVIFICSVWPMLLNTAFGVASVRKEWINVARTLEVGTIRRAFTVILPAAAPTILTGMRISIGIAWLVIVAAEMLVGGTGIGYFVWNEWNNLSITNVIIAILLIGIVGMLLDQVLARLARMVTFQE; this is translated from the coding sequence ATGATCGCCTCGCTTCGCTTCCGCGCGGCGATCGTGTCGGTGGCGCTGTTTCTGGGCCTGCTCGGCATCTGGCATCTCGCCACGCGTTCGACCGCGACGGTCGCCAGCATGAGCCCGGAATACGCCAGGCTGATGGGTGTCACCGCGACGCAAGGCAAGTCGGCGATGCCAGGTCCGCTCGACGTCGCGACAAAACTCTGGGAGCACGTCAAGCGGCCGTTCTACGACAACGGGCCGAACGACAAGGGAATCGGCATCCAGCTCGGCTATTCCATCGCGCGCGTCGGGCTCGGCTATTTGCTCGCCGTGATCGTCGCCATTCCACTCGGTTTCCTGATCGGCATGTCGCCCCTGATCAGCCAGGCGTTCGATCCGTTTATCCAGGTGCTGAAACCGATTTCGCCGCTCGCATGGATGCCGCTTGCGCTCTACACGATCAAGGATTCCAGCATCTCGGCGATTTTCGTGATTTTCATCTGCTCGGTCTGGCCGATGCTGCTCAACACCGCCTTCGGCGTCGCCAGCGTGCGCAAGGAATGGATCAACGTCGCGCGCACGCTCGAGGTCGGCACCATCAGGCGCGCCTTCACCGTGATCCTGCCGGCCGCGGCGCCGACCATCCTCACGGGCATGCGGATTTCGATCGGCATCGCCTGGCTCGTGATCGTCGCCGCCGAGATGCTGGTCGGCGGCACCGGCATCGGCTACTTCGTGTGGAACGAATGGAACAACCTCTCGATCACCAATGTGATCATCGCGATCCTGCTGATCGGCATCGTCGGCATGCTGCTCGATCAGGTCCTGGCGCGCCTTGCGCGCATGGTCACGTTTCAGGAGTGA